Proteins from one Ananas comosus cultivar F153 linkage group 5, ASM154086v1, whole genome shotgun sequence genomic window:
- the LOC109710283 gene encoding protein ELC-like — MAPSPEMAAVADQLVDAARMQFGPSPLPYADAARWMIRHHLLSLSDIFPAFRAALSPFVHNDGRSAVLLHVHGPIPTYIPISVWLVEAYPYVPPLVYLSPPSGTAVADKHPFVDPSGTVFSHYNLSWTFPSSNLVDLVRDLSVLFAVHPPLVASYDLKDDVVAKILRDLDAGKADTERLLTTQTEMRRRHEVLECLIKQMIGEVEEAEEQLQTAATNVDVMESWVRESRRKNDVLNGEVDADDVFGACDEPSQRLMESTAADMAAEDAMYALDCALRERRVPVDGYLRSVRELAREQFFFRFASRRVCEAREVERPGVGSARPAVVAK, encoded by the coding sequence ATGGCTCCGTCGCCGGAGATGGCGGCGGTCGCCGACCAGCTGGTGGACGCCGCGAGGATGCAGTTCGGGCCGTCTCCGCTGCCGTACGCCGATGCCGCCCGCTGGATGATCCGCCAccacctcctctccctctccgacaTCTTCCCCGCCTTCCGCGCCGCCCTCTCCCCCTTCGTCCACAACGACGGCCGCTCCGCTGTCCTCCTCCACGTCCACGGCCCCATCCCCACGTATATCCCGATCTCCGTGTGGCTTGTCGAGGCTTATCCTTACGTCCCCCCCTTAGTTTACCTCTCCCCGCCCTCCGGGACCGCCGTCGCTGATAAACATCCTTTCGTCGACCCCTCCGGCACCGTGTTCAGCCACTACAATCTCTCATGGACGTTCCCGAGCTCCAACCTCGTCGACTTGGTCCGAGACCTCTCCGTTCTCTTCGCGGTGCACCCTCCGTTGGTCGCGTCCTACGACCTGAAGGACGACGTCGTAGCAAAGATCCTCCGCGACCTCGATGCGGGGAAAGCCGACACCGAGCGGCTTTTAACGACGCAGACCGAGATGAGGCGACGGCACGAAGTGTTAGAATGTTTGATAAAACAGATGATAGGTGAGGttgaggaggcggaggagcagctGCAGACGGCGGCGACGAACGTCGACGTGATGGAGAGCTGGGTGAGGGAGAGCAGGAGGAAGAACGACGTGTTAAACGGAGAGGTCGATGCGGATGACGTGTTTGGGGCGTGCGATGAGCCGTCGCAGCGGCTCATGGAGAGCACGGCGGCCGACATGGCGGCGGAGGACGCGATGTACGCGCTGGACTGCGCGCTGAGGGAGCGGCGCGTGCCGGTGGACGGGTACCTGAGGAGCGTCAGGGAGCTGGCGAGGGAGCAGTTCTTCTTCCGGTTCGCGTCGCGGAGGGTTTGCGAGGCGAGAGAGGTGGAGAGGCCGGGTGTTGGAAGCGCTCGGCCGGCCGTAGTGGCGAAATAG